The following coding sequences are from one Triticum aestivum cultivar Chinese Spring chromosome 5A, IWGSC CS RefSeq v2.1, whole genome shotgun sequence window:
- the LOC123102837 gene encoding amino acid permease 4-like: MVHIQPLEVSVEAGNLADPAAAALDDDGRPRRTGTVLTASAHIVTAVVGSGVLSLAWATAQLGWVAGPTTTALFGGVIYYSSTLLADCYRTCDPAAGTRNHSYMEAVRAILGGAKVKFCGVIQYTNLVGITIGYTIAASISFHAITRANCFHDKGHDNACHSSSTPYMIGFGAAQMVFSQIPNFDQIRWLSVVASAMSFTYSGIGLGLGIAQTVANGGFRGTLTGVAIGTAGVTVMQKLWRVLQALGNIAFAYSFSNVLIEIQDTIKAPPPSEAAVMKKATALSVATTTAFYVMCGYMGYASFGNGAPDNLLTGFGFYEPFWLVDVANAAIVVHLVGAYQVFCQPIFAFVERWAAARWPESGFVTRELGVGPFAVSALRLVWRSAFVCLTTLVAMAMPSFGAIVGLMGALSFWPLTVYFPVEMYMKQRAVARGSARWLCLKALTVACLVVSVAATVGSIAGMVGAFKVFRPFSG; this comes from the coding sequence ATGGTGCACATCCAGCCGCTCGAGGTGTCTGTCGAGGCCGGCaacctcgccgaccccgccgcggCCGCGCTCGATGACGACGGCCGCCCGCGCCGCACCGGCACCGTCCTCACCGCAAGCGCGCACATCGTCaccgccgtcgtcggctccggcgtCCTCTCGCTCGCCTGGGCCACCGCGCAGCTCGGCTGGGTCGCGGGTCCCACCACCACGGCGCTCTTCGGCGGCGTCATCTACTACAGCTCCACGCTTCTCGCCGACTGCTACCGCACCTGCGAccctgccgccggcacccggaACCACTCCTACATGGAGGCCGTCCGAGCCATCCTCGGCGGCGCCAAGGTGAAGTTCTGCGGCGTCATACAGTACACCAACCTCGTCGGCATCACCATTGGCTACACCATCGCCGCCTCCATCAGCTTCCATGCCATCACGAGGGCCAACTGCTTCCACGACAAGGGGCACGACAACGCGTGCCACAGCTCCAGCACGCCCTACATGATCGGCTTCGGCGCCGCGCAGATGGTCTTCTCTCAGATACCCAACTTCGATCAGATACGGTGGCTCTCCGTCGTCGCCTCCGCCATGTCCTTCACCTACTCCGGCATCGGGCTCGGGCTCGGGATCGCCCAGACCGTGGCCAACGGCGGGTTCCGAGGCACCCTCACCGGCGTCGCCATCGGCACGGCGGGCGTCACCGTGATGCAGAAGCTGTGGCGCGTCCTGCAGGCGCTGGGCAACATCGCCTTCGCCTACTCCTTCTCCAACGTGCTCATCGAGATCCAGGACACCATCAAGGCGCCACCGCCGTCGGAGGCAGCCGTGATGAAGAAGGCCACGGCGCTGAGCGTGGCCACCACCACGGCGTTCTACGTCATGTGCGGGTACATGGGCTACGCGTCCTTCGGCAACGGCGCGCCGGACAACCTCCTCACCGGGTTCGGCTTCTACGAGCCCTTCTGGCTGGTGGACGTCGCCAACGCCGCCATCGTCGTGCACCTCGTCGGCGCCTACCAGGTCTTCTGCCAGCCCATCTTCGCCTTCGTCGAGCGCTGGGCCGCCGCCAGATGGCCAGAGAGCGGCTTCGTCACGCGGGAACTTGGGGTGGGGCCGTTCGCGGTGAGCGCGCTCCGGCTTGTCTGGCGCTCGGCGTTCGTGTGCCTGACCACCCTGGTCGCCATGGCGATGCCATCCTTCGGCGCCATCGTGGGGCTCATGGGCGCGCTCTCCTTCTGGCCGCTCACCGTCTACTTCCCCGTGGAGATGTACATGAAGCAGCGCGCCGTGGCGCGCGGGAGCGCGAGGTGGCTCTGCCTCAAGGCGCTCACCGTCGCCTGCCTCGTCGTGTCGGTGGCCGCCACCGTGGGATCAATCGCCGGCATGGTCGGCGCGTTCAAGGTGTTCCGCCCTTTCAGTGGCTAG
- the LOC123102838 gene encoding aspartic proteinase Asp1: MAARWAPPAGLLLLLLLAVLLPARADRPARTAHADDDPEASSAVFQLYGNVYPHGLYYVAMNIGNPAKPYFLDVDTGSDLTWLQCDAPCVSCSKVPHPLYRPTKNKLVPCVDQLCASLHGGLSKNHKCDSPKQQCDYEVKYADQGSSLGVLVNDSFAVRLANASVVRPSLAFGCGYDQEVGSSTEVAPTDGVLGLGSGSISLLSQLKQHGITKNVVGHCLSMRGGGFLFFGDNLVPYSRATWVPMARSAFRNYYSPGSASLYFGGRSLGVRPMEVVLDSGSSFTYFSSQPYQSLVTALKGDLSKALKEVSDPSLPLCWKGKKPFKSVLDVKKEFKSLVLNFANGKKALMEIPPENYLIVTKYGNACLGILNGSEIGLKDLNIVGDITMQDQMVIYDNERGQIGWIRAPCDRIPNENTIHGFEEGYCWPQFPSIFGIQNEECAAYYRSYKE, translated from the exons ATGGCTGCCAGGTGGGCCCCGCCGGCCGGCCtcctgctgctcctgctgctggcGGTCCTGCTGCCGGCGCGCGCGGACAGGCCGGCGAGGACCGCCCACGCAGACGACGACCCGGAGGCCTCCTCCGCCGTGTTCCAGCTCTACGGCAACGTCTACCCCCACGG GTTGTACTACGTGGCCATGAACATTGGCAACCCGGCGAAACCATACTTCCTTGACGTCGACACCGGCAGCGACCTCACCTGGCTGCAGTGCGACGCCCCCTGCGTCAGCTGCTCCAAG GTGCCACACCCGCTCTACAGACCAACAAAGAACAAGCTGGTACCGTGTGTTGATCAGCTGTGCGCCTCTCTGCATGGCGGCCTCAGTAAAAACCACAAGTGCGACTCACCGAAGCAGCAGTGTGACTATGAAGTTAAGTATGCCGACCAGGGTTCATCCCTTGGCGTGCTCGTCAACGACAGTTTTGCAGTCCGCCTTGCGAATGCCTCCGTTGTCCGCCCCAGTCTTGCATTCGG GTGTGGGTATGACCAGGAGGTCGGGAGCAGCACTGAGGTTGCGCCCACTGATGGTGTGCTTGGGCTTGGGAGTGGATCGATCAGCCTGCTTTCACAGCTCAAGCAGCATGGTATCACCAAGAACGTGGTTGGCCACTGCCTCAGCATGAGAGGAGGGGGATTCCTCTTCTTTGGGGATAATCTCGTGCCTTATTCACGTGCAACATGGGTACCAATGGCTAGGAGTGCATTCAG GAATTATTACTCACCTGGCTCAGCAAGCCTGTATTTTGGTGGCCGGTCACTTGGCGTGAGACCAATGGAAGTAGTATTGGACAGCGGAAGCTCGTTCACCTACTTTTCTTCACAGCCATATCAATCGCTTGTCACTGCA CTTAAGGGTGATCTAAGCAAGGCGCTGAAAGAGGTGTCTGACCCCTCTCTGCCTCTATGCTGGAAAGGAAAGAAACCATTCAAATCCGTGCTTGATGTCAAGAAGGAGTTCAAATCATTGGTTCTGAACTTTGCCAATGGCAAGAAGGCACTCATGGAGATCCCTCCTGAGAACTACCTCATCGTCACT AAATACGGGAATGCATGTTTGGGCATCCTTAACGGATCAGAGATTGGACTCAAGGATCTGAACATTGTTGGAG ATATTACAATGCAGGATCAGATGGTGATATATGACAATGAGAGAGGGCAGATTGGATGGATCCGAGCACCCTGTGATAGAATCCCCAA TGAAAATACCATTCATGGATTTGAGGAAGGTTATTGTTGGCCCCAGTTCCCCAGCATCTTTGGTATTCAGAATGAAGAATGTGCAGCTTACTACCGTTCGTACAAAGAGTGA